From Strigops habroptila isolate Jane chromosome 1, bStrHab1.2.pri, whole genome shotgun sequence, a single genomic window includes:
- the TMEM196 gene encoding transmembrane protein 196 isoform X10 — protein sequence MSGAIQHHGLHDPVLSIIRLFLLCGICGILCAKKKSGLVMILFSACCICGLIGGILNFQFLRALTKKSSALYSLHLASMSLACIGIGGCTLSSWLTCRLASYEQRRMFSEREHSLHHSHEMAEKRLRGIEITDLPSCPVVPPTPELPPRK from the exons ATGTCTGGAGCCATTCAGCACCATGGTCTACATGACCCAGTCCTCTCCATAATCAGACTG tttctgCTTTGTGGCATATGTGGAATATTGTGCGCCAAAAAAAAGTCTGGACTTGTT ATGATacttttttctgcctgttgcATCTGTGGACTAATCGGAGGAATCTTAAATTTTCAATTTCTTCGTGCTCTGACAAAGAAGTCGTCTGCTCTCTATTCTTTGCATCTTGCCTCCATGTCTCTTGCATGCATTGGAATTGGCGGTTGCACCCTTTCTTCATGGCTCACTTGTCGGCTAGCCAGCTATGAACAAAGGCGAATGTTCTCAGAAAGAGAACATTCATTGCATCACTCCCatgaaatggcagaaaaa AGATTGAGGGGTATTGAAATAACCGACCTGCCCAGCTGCCCGGTGGTTCCCCCGACACCAGAGTTACCTCCAAG GAAATGA
- the TMEM196 gene encoding transmembrane protein 196 isoform X11 has protein sequence MILFSACCICGLIGGILNFQFLRALTKKSSALYSLHLASMSLACIGIGGCTLSSWLTCRLASYEQRRMFSEREHSLHHSHEMAEKRLRGIEITDLPSCPVVPPTPELPPRK, from the exons ATGATacttttttctgcctgttgcATCTGTGGACTAATCGGAGGAATCTTAAATTTTCAATTTCTTCGTGCTCTGACAAAGAAGTCGTCTGCTCTCTATTCTTTGCATCTTGCCTCCATGTCTCTTGCATGCATTGGAATTGGCGGTTGCACCCTTTCTTCATGGCTCACTTGTCGGCTAGCCAGCTATGAACAAAGGCGAATGTTCTCAGAAAGAGAACATTCATTGCATCACTCCCatgaaatggcagaaaaa AGATTGAGGGGTATTGAAATAACCGACCTGCCCAGCTGCCCGGTGGTTCCCCCGACACCAGAGTTACCTCCAAG GAAATGA